A DNA window from Caulobacter mirabilis contains the following coding sequences:
- a CDS encoding acyl carrier protein: protein MSDILERVRKIVIEHLDADPEKVTEKASFIDDLGADSLDNVELVMAFEEEFDIEIPDDAAEHIQTVGDAVKFITEKVGG, encoded by the coding sequence ATGTCCGACATTCTCGAGCGCGTGCGGAAGATCGTCATCGAACACCTCGATGCCGATCCCGAAAAGGTCACCGAGAAGGCCAGCTTCATCGACGACCTGGGCGCCGACAGCCTCGACAACGTCGAGCTGGTCATGGCCTTCGAAGAAGAGTTCGACATCGAAATCCCGGACGACGCCGCCGAGCACATCCAGACGGTCGGCGACGCCGTGAAGTTCATCACGGAGAAGGTCGGCGGTTGA
- the fabG gene encoding 3-oxoacyl-[acyl-carrier-protein] reductase, which produces MFDLTGKTALVTGATGGIGGAIAKALHAQGAHVVLSGTREAVLQELAAEFGERASTVVANLSDAASVDGLVAAAEEAAGQPLDILVANAGITRDGLMLRMKDEDWEQVIKVNLESYFRLSRAALKGMMKRRSGRIIGITSVVGVTGNPGQANYAASKAGMIGFSKALAQEVASRNVTVNTVAPGFIASPMTDALNDAQREAILTKIPAGRLGSGEDVAAACVYLASDAGAYVTGQTLHVNGGMAMI; this is translated from the coding sequence ATGTTTGACCTGACCGGCAAGACCGCCCTCGTCACCGGCGCCACGGGCGGCATCGGCGGCGCTATCGCCAAGGCCCTGCACGCCCAGGGCGCGCACGTCGTCCTCTCCGGCACGCGCGAAGCCGTCCTGCAGGAGCTGGCCGCCGAATTCGGCGAGCGCGCCAGCACCGTCGTCGCGAATCTGTCGGACGCCGCCAGCGTCGACGGCCTGGTCGCCGCCGCCGAAGAGGCCGCCGGCCAGCCGCTGGACATCCTGGTGGCCAACGCCGGCATCACCCGCGACGGCCTGATGCTGCGGATGAAGGACGAGGATTGGGAGCAGGTCATCAAGGTGAACCTGGAATCCTACTTCCGCCTGTCGCGCGCCGCCCTGAAGGGGATGATGAAGCGTCGCTCGGGCCGGATCATCGGAATCACCTCGGTGGTCGGCGTGACCGGCAACCCGGGCCAGGCCAACTACGCCGCCTCCAAGGCCGGCATGATCGGCTTCTCCAAGGCCCTGGCCCAGGAGGTGGCGAGTCGGAACGTGACGGTGAACACCGTCGCCCCCGGTTTCATCGCCAGCCCGATGACCGACGCCCTGAACGACGCCCAGCGCGAGGCCATCCTGACCAAGATCCCCGCCGGCCGCCTGGGTTCCGGCGAGGACGTCGCCGCGGCCTGCGTCTACCTGGCCAGCGACGCCGGCGCTTACGTGACGGGTCAGACCTTGCACGTGAACGGCGGCATGGCGATGATCTAG